Genomic segment of Myxococcus stipitatus:
CATTCCTACAGCCAGGTTGACGGAACCCTCGGTCAGGTCGGGCTGGTGGCCCGCCTGGGCGTGAATGCGAATGGCTTCAGGCCGGGCCTCGTCGTGGGAGTGGGCTTGAACGCCGCGGGGGACGACTCCACGAGCCTGGGCTTCTCGGCTGGAATGGAGTTCGAGGCGCCGATCCTGGAGTGGCTGCCCTTGTCCTTCGACATGAGGATCCACAAGGCCCTCGTCGATGGCACCAGTCGCTACCACAAGCCCATGTTCATCACCGGAGGGGTGGGCTGGCGCTATCGCTGGTAGGGCTTCGCCGTCAGGGTGGCGGAGTTTTCCGTGAGGGAAGGGGGCACGCGTGGAGGCGTGCCCCCTTGTCTCAGAACAAGAAGTCCGTGGTGAGGAAGTCCGACTCCCGCCGCGTCAGGATGGACTGGACCAGCGCGGTGTTGTCGCGGGTCGTCTTGGTGGCGACGAGCGTGCGGATGGAGAAGACGCGCAGCGCGTCCGCGACGGACAGCGTCCCCTCGGCGGAGTCCTTGCGGCCGTTGAAGGGGAACGTGTCCGGGCCTCGCTGGCACTGGCAGTTGAGGTTGATGCGGCCCACCTGGTTGGCGAACGCGTCGATGAACCGGCCGATGCGCGCCGAGTCCTTTCCAAACAGGCTCAGCTGCTGACCGAACTGCGAGTCCACCACCTGCCGGATGACCTCGTCATCGTGGTCGAACACCATGACGGGAATCACGGGGCCGAACTGCTCCTCGCTGGCCAGCCGCATGTCGCGCGTGACGGGGTAGACGACGGTGGGGGCGTAGAACGAGTGGGCGGACTGGCCTCCGGTGGTGTTCACGATGCGCGCGCCCTTGGAGACGGCGTCGTCCACCAGTCCCTGGAGGTAGGCGGCCTTGCCGGGCTCCGGCAGCGGGGTGATGGAGACGCCCGGCTCCCACGGCATGCCGGGCTTGAGCTGGTCCACCGCGGCGGTGAACTTCTGGAGGAAGACGTCGGCGATGCTCCGGTGCACCATCAGCAGCTTGAGCGCCGTGCAGCGCTGGCCATTGAACGAGAGCGTCCCGGTGATGCACTCCTTCACGGCATTATCAAGGTCCGCGTCCTCCAGGATGATGGCGGGGTTCTTCGCGTCCAGGCCCAGCACGGACTTCAGGCGGTGGGGGCGCGGGTGCATGCGCTTGAGCTCGCTGGCGCC
This window contains:
- a CDS encoding NADP-dependent glyceraldehyde-3-phosphate dehydrogenase, which produces MTALADLFPTDSQIPTGVRLPAYLEQREYLVDGELRTWTGELSPVRSPVFLKTPDGLQQKVIGATPQLTSRESLDALAAAVKAYDQGRGVWPSLRVAERIEAVERFVAAMRTQRTAVVNLLMWEIGKTQPDSEKEFDRTIDLIVETIRALKELDRTSSRFVQEQGIMAQIRRAPMGVALCMGPYNYPLNETFSTLFPALLMGNTVVFKPAKFGVLLIRPLLEAFRDCFPPGVINIIYGKGRETVGALMESGQVDLFAFIGTNRGASELKRMHPRPHRLKSVLGLDAKNPAIILEDADLDNAVKECITGTLSFNGQRCTALKLLMVHRSIADVFLQKFTAAVDQLKPGMPWEPGVSITPLPEPGKAAYLQGLVDDAVSKGARIVNTTGGQSAHSFYAPTVVYPVTRDMRLASEEQFGPVIPVMVFDHDDEVIRQVVDSQFGQQLSLFGKDSARIGRFIDAFANQVGRINLNCQCQRGPDTFPFNGRKDSAEGTLSVADALRVFSIRTLVATKTTRDNTALVQSILTRRESDFLTTDFLF